A genomic stretch from Antarcticibacterium flavum includes:
- a CDS encoding 5-formyltetrahydrofolate cyclo-ligase → MKSKLRKKYIALREELSGEKLEEQSLEIANKLLKLPIWEYEFYHLFLSISEKKEIDTEPILHILQGMDKNIVLSKSDFETNQLHNYLLTDTTTIKKNRWGIPEPQGGIEVPAHQIDVVFVPLLTFDRQGHRVGYGKGFYDIFLSGCSKDVIKVGLSLFEAEDNIPGILESDVPLDYCVTPSTIYNFKK, encoded by the coding sequence ATGAAGAGTAAGCTGAGAAAAAAATATATAGCTTTAAGGGAAGAACTTTCGGGAGAAAAGCTGGAAGAACAGAGTCTTGAGATTGCCAATAAACTGCTCAAACTGCCCATTTGGGAATATGAGTTCTACCATCTTTTTCTAAGTATTTCTGAAAAGAAAGAAATAGACACAGAGCCAATTCTCCATATTTTGCAGGGAATGGACAAGAATATAGTGCTTTCGAAAAGTGACTTTGAAACCAATCAATTACATAATTACCTGCTTACAGATACCACTACCATCAAAAAGAACCGCTGGGGAATTCCGGAACCACAAGGTGGAATTGAGGTGCCTGCACATCAAATAGACGTGGTTTTTGTGCCGCTGCTTACATTTGACCGCCAGGGTCACCGGGTAGGTTATGGCAAGGGATTCTATGATATCTTCCTATCGGGATGCAGTAAAGATGTGATCAAGGTAGGGCTTTCTCTTTTTGAAGCCGAAGATAATATCCCCGGAATTCTTGAAAGTGATGTACCTCTGGATTATTGCGTAACCCCGTCAACCATCTATAATTTTAAAAAATAA
- a CDS encoding lipoprotein signal peptidase, whose protein sequence is MSLKKASLIIILILLIDQISKLYIKTNFVLGEEVKVFDWFSILFVENEGMAWGTKIPGQYGKLLLTLFRLGAIVGIAYWLWDSVKNHASRVLIVAISFIFAGAFGNIIDSVFYGLIFTDSYGRVAEFMPEGGGYADLFYGKVVDMLYFPLYDDTLPDWIPFWGGDHFTFFEPVFNVADTAISTGVVLLLLFNKKAFPKKEEEENKTS, encoded by the coding sequence ATGTCCTTAAAAAAAGCCAGCCTAATCATAATTTTGATCCTGCTTATAGATCAAATTTCCAAATTATATATTAAGACTAATTTTGTTCTGGGAGAAGAGGTAAAAGTCTTCGACTGGTTTAGTATTCTGTTCGTAGAGAATGAGGGCATGGCCTGGGGAACCAAGATCCCGGGACAGTATGGAAAACTGCTGCTTACCCTGTTTAGATTGGGAGCTATTGTTGGTATTGCCTACTGGTTATGGGATTCTGTAAAGAACCACGCATCACGTGTACTTATTGTAGCGATCTCTTTCATTTTTGCAGGTGCCTTTGGAAATATAATAGACTCGGTTTTTTACGGACTCATTTTTACTGACAGCTATGGACGGGTGGCAGAGTTCATGCCTGAGGGTGGTGGTTATGCCGATCTTTTCTATGGAAAGGTAGTAGATATGCTTTACTTCCCTTTATATGATGATACCTTACCTGATTGGATCCCATTTTGGGGCGGGGACCACTTTACTTTCTTTGAGCCGGTCTTCAATGTGGCAGATACTGCTATAAGCACGGGAGTTGTGCTGTTGCTGCTGTTCAATAAAAAAGCCTTTCCTAAAAAAGAAGAGGAAGAGAACAAGACTAGTTAA
- the uvrC gene encoding excinuclease ABC subunit UvrC yields the protein METPALNVQLQTLPASPGVYQYFDKNGKILYVGKAKNLKKRVTSYFTKRHDSHRIGVMVKKIRDIKHIVVDSETDALLLENNLIKKHQPRFNVMLKDDKTYPWICIKNERFPRVFPTRRLVKDGSEYYGPFTNFKTVNTLLDLIKGLYQLRTCNYDLAEEKIQNGKYKVCLEYHLGNCKGPCEDRQSEEEYNRNISAIREIVKGNFKDSLQQFRQQMKEHAERMEFEDAQRIKNKIDILENYQSRSTVVNPRINNVDVFSIVSDEGYGYVNFLQISHGAIIRSHTIEMKKKLDESDKELLELGIVEIRQRFHSRSREIYVPFKVEVGEEVQITVPKLGDKKKIVELSYRNARYFRQEQFKQMKIVDPDRHVNRIMAQMKEDLRLNEEPRHIECFDNSNIQGTNPVAACVVFKNGKPSKKDYRKFNIKTVEGPDDFASMEEVVFRRYRRLLNEEEPLPQLIIVDGGKGQLSSGVKALEDLGLRGKIAIIGIAKRLEELYYPGDSIPLYLDKKSETLKIIQQLRNEAHRFGITFHRNKRSKTALNTELEAIPGIGDKTVVELLKNFRSLKRVREASLEELAQVIGAAKASIVYKNYNPDK from the coding sequence ATGGAGACACCTGCATTAAACGTCCAGTTACAAACCCTGCCGGCCAGCCCCGGGGTCTATCAATATTTTGATAAGAACGGAAAGATCCTCTATGTAGGGAAAGCAAAAAACCTGAAAAAGAGGGTTACTTCCTATTTTACTAAGCGCCACGACAGCCATCGAATTGGTGTAATGGTAAAGAAGATAAGGGATATAAAACATATTGTTGTAGACTCTGAGACAGATGCGCTGCTGCTGGAGAACAATCTCATTAAAAAACACCAGCCAAGGTTCAATGTCATGCTTAAAGATGACAAAACCTACCCCTGGATATGCATAAAGAACGAACGCTTCCCGCGGGTCTTTCCCACCCGGCGCCTGGTTAAGGATGGGAGCGAATACTACGGCCCTTTCACCAATTTTAAAACCGTAAATACCCTGCTGGACCTTATAAAAGGCCTGTACCAGCTGCGCACCTGTAATTATGACCTGGCTGAAGAAAAAATACAAAACGGGAAATATAAAGTTTGCCTTGAATATCACCTTGGAAACTGCAAAGGCCCCTGCGAGGACAGACAAAGTGAAGAGGAGTATAACCGGAATATTTCAGCTATACGGGAGATCGTAAAGGGAAACTTCAAGGATTCCCTGCAGCAATTCCGCCAGCAAATGAAAGAACACGCAGAGCGCATGGAATTTGAAGATGCGCAGCGTATAAAGAACAAAATAGACATCCTCGAGAATTACCAATCCAGGTCTACAGTAGTGAATCCGCGTATCAATAATGTGGATGTTTTCTCAATAGTTAGCGACGAGGGCTATGGCTATGTGAACTTTCTTCAAATCTCACATGGGGCCATAATTCGTTCCCATACAATTGAGATGAAAAAGAAACTTGATGAGAGCGATAAGGAGCTGCTGGAACTTGGGATCGTTGAAATAAGACAGCGCTTCCATTCCAGGTCCAGGGAGATCTATGTGCCTTTTAAAGTGGAGGTGGGAGAAGAGGTGCAAATTACGGTTCCAAAACTTGGAGACAAGAAAAAGATCGTGGAGCTCTCTTATCGCAATGCAAGATACTTCCGCCAGGAACAGTTCAAGCAAATGAAGATCGTGGACCCGGACAGGCACGTAAACAGGATCATGGCACAGATGAAAGAGGACCTTCGGCTAAATGAAGAACCGCGTCATATAGAATGTTTTGATAACTCCAACATACAGGGGACAAATCCTGTGGCAGCCTGTGTGGTCTTTAAAAATGGAAAACCCAGTAAAAAAGATTACAGGAAATTCAATATAAAAACCGTGGAGGGACCAGATGATTTCGCCTCAATGGAGGAAGTGGTCTTTCGAAGGTACAGGAGGTTGCTTAACGAGGAAGAACCATTACCGCAGTTGATCATAGTAGACGGGGGTAAAGGCCAGTTATCTTCAGGAGTGAAAGCTTTAGAGGATCTGGGGCTGCGGGGCAAGATTGCCATCATTGGGATAGCCAAGCGGCTTGAGGAGCTCTATTATCCCGGGGATTCCATCCCGCTGTACCTTGACAAGAAATCTGAAACTTTGAAAATAATTCAGCAGTTAAGGAACGAGGCGCATAGATTTGGTATTACCTTTCACAGGAATAAGCGAAGTAAAACCGCCCTTAATACAGAGCTGGAAGCTATCCCGGGAATTGGGGATAAAACGGTAGTGGAACTCTTAAAGAATTTTCGCTCCTTAAAAAGAGTGCGGGAGGCCAGCCTGGAGGAGTTAGCTCAGGTAATAGGAGCAGCAAAAGCATCCATTGTATATAAAAATTATAATCCCGATAAATGA
- the rimK gene encoding 30S ribosomal protein S6--L-glutamate ligase, with protein sequence MNIKILSRNSHLYSTQRLIEAAKKRNHNVEVIDPLKCDLIIEKRKPSIFYKGKMIVDTDAVIPRIGASVTFYGTAVVRQFEMMGVFTTTESQSLVRSRDKLRSLQVLSRARLGLPKTVFTNYSKDVGEVIDHVGGAPLIIKLLEGTQGLGVVLAETKNAAESVIEAFNGLQARVIVQEFIKEAGGADIRALIVDGHVVGAMKRQGKEGEFRSNLHRGGTASVIELTDDEENAAIKAAKAMGLGVAGVDMLQSSRGPLILEVNSSPGLEGIEAATGKDIAKTIIRYIERNV encoded by the coding sequence ATGAACATAAAAATTCTATCCAGGAATAGCCATTTGTATTCCACCCAGCGCCTTATAGAGGCCGCTAAAAAAAGGAACCATAACGTAGAGGTAATAGATCCTCTTAAGTGTGACCTTATAATAGAAAAGCGGAAACCCTCTATTTTTTACAAGGGCAAGATGATCGTAGATACAGATGCTGTAATTCCCAGGATAGGAGCTTCAGTGACTTTTTACGGAACAGCCGTTGTAAGACAATTTGAGATGATGGGGGTATTCACTACTACAGAGTCACAGTCACTGGTGAGAAGCCGGGATAAACTAAGAAGTCTACAAGTGCTATCGCGTGCTCGCCTGGGTTTACCTAAAACTGTGTTCACGAACTATTCTAAAGATGTTGGGGAGGTTATTGACCACGTAGGAGGAGCTCCTCTTATTATAAAACTTCTGGAGGGTACCCAGGGTCTTGGAGTGGTTTTGGCCGAAACCAAGAACGCAGCAGAGAGTGTTATCGAAGCCTTTAATGGATTACAGGCAAGGGTAATCGTGCAGGAATTCATCAAGGAAGCCGGCGGGGCAGATATTCGTGCGCTTATAGTAGATGGCCACGTTGTAGGGGCTATGAAGAGACAGGGAAAGGAAGGGGAATTTCGTTCAAACCTTCACCGCGGGGGAACCGCAAGTGTAATTGAACTTACAGATGATGAAGAGAATGCGGCAATAAAAGCTGCCAAGGCGATGGGCCTTGGTGTGGCAGGAGTAGATATGCTGCAAAGTTCCCGTGGTCCTTTGATCCTGGAAGTTAACTCCTCTCCCGGCCTGGAAGGGATTGAAGCTGCCACCGGAAAGGATATTGCAAAAACCATTATAAGATATATAGAAAGAAACGTATAG
- a CDS encoding succinylglutamate desuccinylase/aspartoacylase family protein, which yields MAHIDKNNVLEILGKKVHPGTGAVINLNMAKLYTTTSVEVPVIIERSKKPGPVVLLTAGIHGDEINGVEIVRQVISKNINKPVKGTIICIPVVNVFGFLNMKREFPDGRDLNRVFPGTKNGSLASRFAFQFVNKILPVADFCLDFHTGGASRFNAAQVRVLKGDEKSIKFANIFNAPFTMHSKTIGKSYRETCYRQGKMVLLYEGGKSMDSNKEIARHGVEGTMRILHHLGMLKPRFESPDPPVKTIVIENSSWMRAKYSGLLHVKIECGKHVEKGEYIATITDPYGKFRHKVIAPHTGYIINVNESPIVYQGDAIFHISAPPRQAEDKDEE from the coding sequence ATGGCTCATATAGACAAGAACAATGTTCTTGAGATCCTTGGAAAGAAAGTGCACCCGGGAACAGGTGCAGTGATCAACCTTAACATGGCCAAACTCTACACCACAACTTCTGTAGAGGTCCCGGTCATTATTGAACGTTCAAAAAAACCCGGCCCTGTGGTTCTTCTTACTGCCGGTATTCATGGTGATGAGATCAACGGGGTGGAGATCGTACGGCAGGTCATTTCTAAAAACATCAATAAGCCGGTAAAGGGAACTATCATTTGCATCCCGGTAGTAAACGTATTTGGATTCCTGAATATGAAAAGGGAATTCCCAGATGGCAGGGACCTTAACCGGGTCTTCCCCGGCACAAAGAATGGCTCCCTGGCAAGCAGGTTTGCATTTCAGTTTGTCAATAAGATCCTGCCTGTGGCAGATTTCTGTCTTGATTTCCACACAGGAGGGGCAAGTAGATTTAATGCAGCCCAGGTAAGGGTTTTAAAAGGAGATGAGAAAAGTATAAAATTTGCAAATATCTTCAACGCTCCTTTTACCATGCATTCTAAGACCATTGGAAAATCCTACAGGGAAACCTGCTATAGACAGGGGAAAATGGTGCTGCTTTATGAAGGAGGGAAATCTATGGACAGCAACAAGGAAATAGCCCGGCATGGCGTGGAAGGAACAATGCGTATCCTGCACCACCTGGGGATGTTGAAGCCAAGGTTTGAAAGTCCCGATCCTCCGGTAAAGACCATAGTCATTGAGAACAGTTCGTGGATGCGCGCAAAATACAGTGGCCTGCTTCACGTAAAAATTGAATGCGGGAAGCACGTGGAAAAAGGAGAATACATCGCCACTATTACAGATCCTTATGGAAAATTTCGCCACAAGGTGATAGCACCGCATACCGGCTATATCATCAATGTGAATGAATCTCCCATTGTTTACCAGGGAGATGCAATCTTTCATATTTCAGCACCGCCCAGGCAAGCAGAGGATAAAGATGAAGAGTAA
- a CDS encoding response regulator, with protein MGQKVELACIIDDDKIYVNLVRKIIEIKKLSENLLIFKNGLEALDYFKVILSNMTEEKLPDIIFLDLNMPVMDGWEFLGEFIKIKNNFDKKITLYVVSSSIDPRDLERARSFNLVTDYLIKPIELKKFEKIFDRDKDVA; from the coding sequence ATGGGGCAAAAAGTAGAACTGGCGTGTATTATCGACGATGATAAAATATACGTGAACCTGGTACGCAAGATCATCGAGATCAAAAAGCTTTCAGAAAACCTTCTCATTTTCAAAAATGGCCTGGAGGCGCTGGATTATTTTAAAGTGATCCTCTCCAATATGACCGAGGAGAAACTTCCGGATATCATCTTCCTGGACCTAAATATGCCTGTCATGGACGGTTGGGAATTCCTGGGGGAATTCATAAAGATCAAGAACAATTTTGATAAAAAGATCACGCTTTATGTGGTATCCTCATCCATTGATCCCCGGGATCTGGAACGGGCAAGATCCTTTAACCTGGTAACAGATTATTTGATAAAACCCATTGAGCTTAAAAAGTTTGAGAAGATCTTTGACCGCGATAAGGATGTGGCTTAA
- a CDS encoding sensor histidine kinase encodes MLNDLQLNSILEDFDIAYWKIDLLTQEITWSEHFASLVGAPAPQTSPIEHFLNHILHRDYRYDFRVAYENLLEGATGFSQEIKLKLQNDKYRWFECRNLKSRDNNKETAVLLFVNIHQSKRDQYTIEENFFYYRETAEMTSTGGWYVDTVTKAIYWDDVTKKILDCPQDFHLNYDERLRFYGRDHQEKAISLFDKCEKYGIPFKEEIKMVTLYGREFWVRATGKPVYNEEQEIIGIRGVFQDIDENKNNEINLQNSLDIIATQNSRLFNFAHVVSHNLRSHSSNLSLVVQLVSESRDAKEKIELLDNISSISENLDAAITQLNDMVSHQNLLKKERRQVAFSNSLDVVVASISSLINRESARIVSDFSNLKEIMYIPEYLESILLNLITNAIRYKQPGRKPVIFIQSYLKNDQPYLEVSDNGMGIDLDRHGDKMFGMYKTFHHNPDAKGIGLFITRNQVETMGGTISVTSTVNIGTTFKIKF; translated from the coding sequence ATGCTCAACGACCTTCAGTTAAACAGTATTCTGGAAGATTTTGATATTGCCTACTGGAAAATCGATCTTCTAACACAAGAGATTACCTGGAGTGAACATTTTGCATCACTTGTAGGGGCGCCTGCTCCACAAACCTCCCCAATTGAACATTTTCTTAATCACATCCTGCACCGGGATTACCGTTATGATTTCAGGGTGGCATATGAGAACCTGCTGGAGGGGGCCACGGGCTTTAGCCAGGAAATAAAATTAAAGCTTCAAAATGATAAATATCGCTGGTTTGAGTGTCGCAATTTAAAAAGCCGGGACAATAATAAAGAAACTGCCGTCCTGCTTTTCGTAAATATTCATCAATCCAAGAGGGACCAGTACACTATAGAGGAAAATTTCTTCTATTACAGGGAAACTGCCGAAATGACCTCTACAGGCGGCTGGTATGTGGATACTGTTACAAAGGCTATCTATTGGGACGATGTAACGAAGAAGATCCTGGACTGCCCGCAGGATTTTCATTTAAACTACGATGAAAGGTTAAGATTTTATGGAAGGGACCACCAGGAGAAAGCAATTTCGTTATTTGATAAATGCGAAAAATACGGGATTCCTTTTAAAGAGGAAATTAAAATGGTCACTCTGTATGGCAGGGAGTTTTGGGTAAGGGCAACCGGAAAGCCGGTTTACAATGAAGAGCAGGAGATCATTGGCATACGCGGGGTTTTCCAGGATATAGACGAAAACAAGAACAACGAGATCAATCTTCAGAATTCCCTGGATATCATAGCCACTCAAAACTCAAGGTTATTTAATTTTGCCCATGTGGTATCACATAACCTAAGATCCCACAGTAGTAACCTGAGCCTGGTGGTGCAGCTGGTCTCGGAATCGCGGGATGCGAAAGAAAAGATCGAGCTGCTGGATAATATTTCAAGTATTTCAGAAAACCTGGATGCTGCGATTACTCAGTTGAATGATATGGTATCCCATCAAAACCTTTTAAAGAAGGAGCGGCGGCAGGTGGCTTTCAGCAATTCTTTGGATGTGGTAGTGGCTTCCATCTCCTCTTTGATCAACAGGGAAAGTGCCAGGATTGTTTCAGATTTTTCAAATTTGAAAGAAATTATGTATATTCCTGAATATCTTGAAAGCATTTTACTAAATTTGATCACAAATGCTATAAGATATAAACAGCCGGGAAGAAAACCGGTTATATTCATACAGTCTTACCTAAAGAATGACCAGCCCTACCTGGAAGTAAGTGATAATGGAATGGGAATAGACCTGGACCGGCATGGGGACAAAATGTTTGGAATGTATAAGACCTTTCACCATAATCCCGACGCTAAAGGCATTGGTTTGTTTATAACAAGGAACCAGGTGGAAACCATGGGGGGTACCATCTCGGTTACAAGTACCGTTAATATTGGTACAACTTTTAAAATCAAATTCTAG
- a CDS encoding homogentisate 1,2-dioxygenase: protein MPFYHKLGKIPHKRHTVFKKPDGSLYYEQLFGTIGFDGMSSNMYHEHRPTQVKEIKGSYSVKPKVATENNIKSYRFRGFQMPPQPDYLESRKVVLTNSDVDIILAAPQESTRDYFYKNTDADELLFIHKGSGKLRTHLGNLDFKYGDYLLIPRGTIYKLDFDDDVNRLFIVESRRPIYTPKRYRNWFGQLLEHSPFCERDLRQPYELETNDEKGDFLIKVKKQGEIFDMVYATHPFDVVGYDGYNYPYAFSIHDFEPITGRIHQPPPVHQTFETDAFVVCSFCPRKYDYHPESIPAPYAHSNIDSDEVLYYVDGDFMSRNDIEAGHISLHPAGIPHGPHPGAVERSIGQVETEELAVMVDTFKPLMVTKDAMTIADESYHQSWLEHD from the coding sequence ATGCCTTTTTATCACAAATTAGGAAAGATACCGCATAAGAGGCATACCGTTTTTAAGAAGCCAGACGGTAGCCTTTATTATGAACAATTATTCGGCACCATTGGATTTGACGGAATGTCTTCCAATATGTATCACGAGCACCGGCCCACACAGGTGAAGGAAATAAAAGGGAGCTATAGTGTCAAACCAAAAGTAGCCACCGAGAATAATATTAAATCCTATCGCTTTAGAGGTTTCCAGATGCCCCCGCAGCCAGATTATCTTGAGAGCCGCAAGGTGGTGCTTACCAATAGTGATGTGGACATCATCCTTGCTGCACCACAGGAATCCACCAGGGATTATTTTTATAAGAATACAGATGCAGATGAGTTGCTCTTCATACATAAGGGCAGCGGGAAATTGCGTACACACTTGGGTAACCTGGACTTTAAATACGGCGACTACCTGTTGATCCCCAGGGGTACTATCTATAAACTCGATTTTGATGACGATGTAAACCGGCTTTTTATTGTGGAATCCAGGAGGCCAATTTACACCCCAAAACGTTACCGTAACTGGTTTGGCCAGCTGCTGGAACATTCCCCATTTTGTGAACGGGATTTACGACAGCCTTACGAGCTTGAAACAAATGATGAAAAGGGAGATTTCCTTATTAAAGTAAAGAAACAGGGAGAGATATTTGATATGGTCTATGCTACCCATCCTTTTGACGTTGTAGGCTATGATGGCTATAATTATCCTTATGCATTCTCTATTCACGACTTTGAACCTATTACCGGGAGGATCCACCAGCCGCCGCCGGTTCATCAAACCTTTGAAACAGATGCCTTCGTGGTTTGCAGTTTTTGTCCAAGAAAATATGATTACCATCCTGAAAGTATCCCTGCACCCTATGCCCATAGTAACATAGACAGCGATGAGGTATTGTATTATGTAGATGGGGATTTTATGAGCAGGAATGACATTGAAGCAGGACATATTTCCCTGCATCCCGCCGGTATCCCGCACGGGCCGCACCCGGGAGCAGTAGAAAGAAGTATTGGGCAGGTGGAGACTGAAGAACTGGCTGTAATGGTTGATACCTTTAAACCTTTAATGGTGACAAAGGATGCGATGACAATTGCTGATGAATCCTACCACCAGTCCTGGCTGGAACATGATTAA
- a CDS encoding patatin-like phospholipase family protein, giving the protein MRKRLLLLFLLFPLFLHAQEQERPKIGLVLSGGGAKGLAHIGALKVIEEAGIKIDYIGGTSMGAIVGALYASGYSASQLDSIFHEINFNILIQDDIPRSAKTFYEKEETEKYAITLPFDDFQVKFPSGLSRGQNIYNLISRLTVHLGDVRDFSELPIPFFCIAANIESGEEVILDSGSLPKAVSASGAIPTLFNPVRHDGKLLTDGGVVNNYPVEELRRRGQRS; this is encoded by the coding sequence ATGAGAAAGCGCCTGCTTTTATTGTTTTTGCTTTTTCCCCTGTTCCTGCACGCACAGGAGCAGGAGAGGCCAAAGATTGGCCTGGTACTAAGTGGAGGAGGAGCCAAGGGTCTTGCGCATATTGGAGCATTAAAAGTAATTGAGGAGGCGGGTATAAAAATAGATTACATTGGAGGCACCAGTATGGGAGCCATAGTCGGGGCCCTCTACGCCTCGGGATACAGCGCTTCACAGCTGGATTCCATTTTTCACGAGATCAATTTCAATATTCTCATCCAGGATGATATCCCGCGCAGCGCCAAGACATTTTATGAGAAGGAAGAAACAGAAAAATATGCGATCACCCTTCCCTTTGATGATTTCCAGGTAAAATTTCCCTCTGGCCTTTCCCGTGGCCAAAATATCTATAATCTTATTTCCAGGCTTACCGTCCATTTAGGGGATGTTAGGGATTTTTCAGAATTGCCCATTCCCTTCTTTTGCATTGCTGCCAATATAGAATCCGGGGAAGAGGTGATCCTGGACAGCGGCTCTTTGCCAAAAGCAGTATCTGCCAGTGGAGCAATTCCCACTCTATTCAATCCAGTTAGGCATGATGGAAAATTGCTTACAGATGGTGGGGTGGTCAATAATTATCCTGTTGAAGAATTGCGCAGGCGGGGGCAGAGATCGTGA
- a CDS encoding POTRA domain-containing protein: MIGIDVQDTLMNREQLRSAFDILTQISNFRTIHDMREKVELTDIYIKPDISNYSVLSFEKGESIIKSGEEATRARLNDLEELAARQGLAYKPKGKKNVVDSINIASLTIEGNNSYPRAYILGKMRLRYNAQYTMEDLSRGINNLAATGNFNRINYNLIPVQDAYTLALQLEESRSKTFLRLSLHYDNLFKSGALVNLTRKSNFFTNDVASLDVVLGDNFRYNFHYYLDKGYYWSVGARSRYNSFHKGVAYDLVFNEPPVDAIGGINRVEIDYREVTNQVYIETLFQQIFSFGVGIEHRFLRVSSETISPLRAASSAVTDFDRTNYFSAFGYLLLDSYDDKYFPSRGINFEGNSHIYLLSSSPEEDFAEFSITRGHLGYAFTPINRLTARISSEAGFRIGNYPRNALNFFLGGYGNDILNNVIPFYGYDFISLSGDSYIKGLVELDYEFLRRNHIIASANFANVEDDIFSSGTWLSLPDYSGYAIGYGLESLFGPIEVKYSWSPEVRSSQWFFSLGFWF, translated from the coding sequence GTGATAGGAATAGATGTGCAGGATACCTTGATGAACAGGGAACAATTAAGGAGTGCCTTTGACATCCTTACCCAAATAAGCAATTTCAGGACTATCCATGACATGCGGGAAAAGGTGGAGCTTACAGATATCTATATAAAACCCGATATAAGTAATTACAGTGTACTGTCTTTTGAGAAAGGGGAATCTATCATTAAATCTGGAGAGGAAGCAACCCGCGCCAGGCTTAATGACCTGGAGGAGCTTGCCGCCAGGCAGGGCCTGGCTTACAAGCCTAAGGGAAAGAAGAATGTGGTGGACAGTATTAACATCGCCTCCCTTACCATTGAGGGCAATAACAGCTACCCCCGTGCTTATATCCTGGGAAAAATGCGACTCAGGTATAATGCCCAGTACACTATGGAGGACCTTAGCCGGGGGATCAATAATCTCGCTGCTACCGGGAATTTTAACCGTATCAACTATAACCTTATTCCCGTGCAGGACGCCTACACCCTCGCGTTGCAGCTGGAGGAGAGCAGGAGCAAGACCTTCCTACGCCTTTCATTACATTATGACAACCTGTTTAAGAGCGGCGCCCTGGTGAATCTTACAAGAAAAAGTAATTTTTTTACCAATGACGTGGCTTCCCTCGATGTAGTCCTGGGCGACAACTTCAGGTATAATTTTCATTACTACCTGGATAAAGGTTACTACTGGAGCGTAGGGGCCAGGTCCCGCTATAACAGTTTTCACAAAGGGGTGGCTTATGACCTTGTTTTTAATGAACCCCCGGTTGATGCGATTGGGGGAATTAACCGGGTCGAAATAGATTACAGGGAGGTAACCAACCAGGTTTATATAGAGACTTTGTTCCAGCAGATATTTTCCTTTGGAGTGGGTATTGAACATAGGTTCCTGAGGGTCTCTTCTGAAACAATAAGTCCGTTGAGGGCTGCTTCCAGTGCGGTGACAGATTTTGACCGTACCAATTATTTCAGCGCTTTTGGTTACCTGCTGCTTGATAGCTATGATGATAAATATTTTCCTTCCAGAGGTATTAATTTTGAAGGCAACTCCCATATTTACTTGTTATCCTCCTCCCCGGAAGAAGATTTTGCTGAATTTTCTATAACCCGGGGTCATTTGGGATATGCCTTTACTCCCATAAACAGGCTTACTGCCAGGATATCTTCTGAAGCCGGTTTCAGGATTGGGAATTATCCAAGAAACGCCCTCAATTTTTTCCTGGGTGGCTACGGCAACGATATCCTTAATAATGTGATCCCATTTTATGGGTATGATTTCATAAGCCTCTCTGGAGACAGCTACATCAAGGGACTGGTAGAACTCGATTATGAATTCCTGAGAAGGAACCATATTATTGCCAGTGCCAATTTCGCCAATGTTGAAGATGACATCTTTTCCAGTGGAACCTGGCTTAGCCTGCCAGACTATAGTGGATATGCCATAGGTTATGGCCTGGAGTCACTTTTTGGGCCAATCGAGGTCAAATATTCCTGGTCGCCCGAGGTGCGGTCTTCCCAATGGTTCTTCAGCCTTGGATTCTGGTTTTAG
- a CDS encoding ATP-dependent zinc protease family protein, giving the protein MEKQVIGRVDKADFPLLKLEDIAIKIDTGAYTSSIHCDNIVEREDALHCTFLDEEHPLYNGKEFIFKNYDIVFVRSSNGIIQKRFQVQSTIKIFDKVFKISLSLSARQEMRYPVLIGRKFLTKKFIVDTELTDVSYNLKSNEHKNSIQE; this is encoded by the coding sequence ATGGAAAAACAAGTAATAGGCAGGGTAGATAAAGCAGACTTCCCGTTGTTGAAGCTGGAAGATATTGCAATAAAGATAGATACCGGTGCATATACCTCTTCCATTCATTGTGATAATATAGTGGAAAGGGAAGATGCGCTGCACTGCACTTTTCTGGATGAAGAACACCCGCTTTACAATGGTAAAGAGTTTATTTTTAAGAACTACGATATCGTATTTGTACGCAGTAGTAACGGTATAATCCAGAAGAGATTCCAGGTACAATCCACAATAAAAATTTTTGACAAGGTTTTTAAAATTTCCCTTTCTTTGTCGGCCCGGCAGGAGATGCGGTATCCTGTATTGATTGGAAGAAAATTTCTCACTAAAAAATTTATCGTAGATACTGAACTCACCGATGTTTCTTATAATTTAAAATCTAATGAACATAAAAATTCTATCCAGGAATAG